A genomic stretch from bacterium includes:
- a CDS encoding ATP-dependent metallopeptidase FtsH/Yme1/Tma family protein, with the protein MAMFVLLAIFSMFGGNPRESSEVDYTEFLARLETGDIGEFTIQGERVEGVFSDGRDFRTLGPAEHPGLAELAKEHQVTVKYRSTDEGGLWNSVLISWLPMILFIGLWFFLFRQLQSGGGKAMSFGKSRARLLNENQTRVTFADVAGIEEAKAELEEIVEFLRDPKKFTRLGGRIPKGVLLVGPPGTGKTLLARAIAGEAGVPFFSISGSDFVEMFVGVGASRVRDLFAQGKKNAPCIVFIDEIDAVGRHRGAGLGGGHDEREQTLNQMLVEMDGFEANEGVIIIAATNRPDVLDPAMLRPGRFDRHVTVHKPDLRGREAILRVHSRRVLLGSDVDLAVIARGTPGFSGADLENLCNEAALLAARRDAESVCMRDFELAKDKLLMGGERRSMILSEKERRVTAFHEAGHALVAMLEESTDPLHKVTIIPRGGALGVTMTLPVEDRYCMTKQELLANISYGMGGRAAEELVFDQLSTGAANDLEQATKTARAMVCTYGMSDKLGPISLSDDSGNVFLGIDMKSEPKFSSDRGRVIDEEVSSILNDRYERACSLLNSKRAALEAIAHALLERETLGIEELELLVDGQELPALVVPVADSKPVSAPESGSAENNDQAGDRFPKDPIPDPEPIPG; encoded by the coding sequence ATGGCCATGTTCGTGCTGCTGGCGATCTTCAGCATGTTCGGAGGCAATCCTCGCGAATCGAGCGAGGTCGACTACACCGAGTTTCTCGCTCGGCTCGAGACCGGTGACATCGGCGAATTCACGATCCAGGGAGAGCGGGTCGAGGGCGTGTTTTCCGACGGTCGCGACTTCAGGACCCTGGGACCGGCAGAGCATCCGGGTCTCGCCGAACTGGCCAAGGAACACCAGGTCACCGTCAAGTACCGGTCCACGGACGAAGGCGGGCTTTGGAATTCGGTGTTGATCAGTTGGCTTCCGATGATCCTCTTCATCGGGCTCTGGTTTTTCCTCTTCAGGCAATTGCAGTCGGGCGGTGGCAAGGCGATGAGCTTCGGCAAGTCTCGTGCGCGCCTGCTCAACGAGAATCAGACGCGCGTCACGTTCGCCGACGTAGCTGGCATCGAAGAGGCCAAGGCAGAACTCGAGGAGATCGTCGAGTTTCTGCGCGATCCCAAGAAGTTCACGCGCCTCGGCGGGCGCATTCCCAAAGGCGTTCTGCTCGTCGGACCACCGGGTACCGGCAAGACGCTGCTTGCGCGCGCGATCGCCGGAGAAGCGGGCGTTCCGTTCTTCTCGATCTCGGGTTCGGATTTCGTCGAGATGTTTGTCGGTGTCGGAGCGAGCCGGGTGCGCGATCTGTTTGCGCAGGGCAAGAAGAACGCCCCGTGCATCGTCTTCATCGACGAAATCGATGCCGTCGGTCGCCATCGCGGCGCCGGTCTTGGCGGCGGCCACGACGAGCGCGAGCAGACGCTCAATCAGATGCTGGTCGAGATGGACGGCTTCGAGGCGAACGAGGGAGTGATCATCATCGCCGCCACCAACCGTCCCGATGTGTTGGACCCGGCCATGCTGAGGCCCGGCCGTTTCGACCGGCACGTGACGGTACACAAGCCGGATCTCCGGGGTCGCGAAGCGATTCTGCGCGTGCATTCCCGACGCGTCCTGCTCGGTAGCGACGTCGATCTGGCGGTCATCGCCCGTGGCACTCCGGGTTTCTCTGGAGCCGATCTGGAAAATCTGTGCAACGAAGCGGCGTTGCTCGCGGCGCGGCGCGATGCGGAATCCGTCTGCATGCGCGACTTCGAACTCGCCAAAGACAAGCTCCTGATGGGTGGCGAGCGCCGCAGCATGATCCTCTCGGAAAAAGAGCGCAGGGTGACCGCCTTCCACGAAGCTGGACACGCCCTGGTCGCGATGCTCGAAGAAAGCACGGATCCGCTGCACAAGGTCACGATCATTCCGCGCGGCGGCGCGCTCGGCGTCACCATGACTCTACCGGTCGAAGACCGCTATTGCATGACCAAGCAGGAGCTGCTCGCGAACATCAGCTACGGCATGGGTGGTCGTGCGGCGGAAGAACTGGTGTTCGATCAACTGTCGACCGGAGCTGCCAACGATCTGGAGCAGGCCACCAAGACGGCACGCGCCATGGTCTGCACTTACGGAATGAGCGACAAGCTCGGGCCGATCAGCCTCTCGGATGATTCGGGCAATGTATTCCTCGGTATCGACATGAAATCCGAACCGAAGTTCAGCTCGGATCGAGGACGGGTGATCGACGAAGAGGTCTCGTCGATTCTGAACGATCGTTACGAACGCGCCTGTTCGCTCTTGAATAGCAAACGCGCTGCACTCGAAGCGATCGCGCATGCTCTACTCGAACGCGAAACGCTCGGCATTGAAGAACTCGAGCTCCTGGTCGATGGCCAGGAACTTCCGGCGCTCGTAGTGCCGGTTGCGGATTCCAAGCCTGTATCCGCGCCGGAATCCGGATCTGCCGAGAACAACGATCAAGCGGGCGATCGATTCCCGAAAGACCCGATTCCGGATCCGGAACCGATACCGGGGTAG